In the Numida meleagris isolate 19003 breed g44 Domestic line chromosome 5, NumMel1.0, whole genome shotgun sequence genome, one interval contains:
- the ARHGAP19 gene encoding rho GTPase-activating protein 19, translated as MGRRGGRYEMAAGAPAAGARRGGSDAICNLVICNDSSLRSQPIIFNPDFFVEKLRHEKPEVFTELVVSNITRLIDLPGAELAQLMGEEDPKLPGANSTASGFFRSLMSLKRKEKGVVFGSPLTEEGIAQVSQLIEYLHKNLRAEGLFRVPGNSIRQQILKDALNSGTDIDLDSGEFHSNDVATLLKMFLGELPEPLLTHKHFHAHLKIADLTLFDEKGNKTSTPDKERQIEALQLLFLILPAPNRSLLKLLLDLLYQTAKKQDKNKMSAHNLALMFAPHILWPRNVTANDLQENITKLNNGVTFMIKHSQKLFKAPAYIRECARLHYLGSRAHTSKDDLDLLTSPGSKELQPLKSQKRSRLDSCHQEETQQRTEEALRELFRHVHNMPDSAKKKKLIRQFNKHPSALTPSSDVATPPAPRRTRSRSFSGLIKRKVLGTPVTEERKSRDTTPEPKRVSKENVHLLQKCGSPAHMSQGKLKSLEGHKEESCRRMRAHLLSKDSSSL; from the exons CGATGCCATCTGCAATCTTGTCATCTGCAATGACTCCTCCCTGCGCAGCCAGCCCATCATCTTCAATCCCGACTTCTTTGTGGAAAAGCTGCGCCATGAAAAACCAGAGGTGTTCACGGAGCTGGTTGTCAGCAACATCACCAGGCTCATCGACCtgcctggggctgagctggccCAGCTCATGGGAGAGGAGGACCCGAAGCTGCCCGGGGCAAACAGCACAGCCTCTGGGTTTTTTCGTTCCCTGATGTCTTTGAAACGCAAGG agaaaggagTGGTGTTTGGCTCCCCACTGACTGAAGAAGGCATCGCACAGGTCTCACAGTTAATTGAGTATCTGCACAAAA ATCTACGAGCAGAAGGTTTGTTTCGGGTGCCAGGCAACAGTATCAGGCAACAGATCCTAAAGGATGCTCTGAACAGTGGTACAGATATCGACTTGGACTCTGGGGAGTTTCATTCCAATGATGTGGCCACCTTGCTTAAGATGTTCCTGGGTGAATTACCAGAGCCCCTGCTGACACACAAGCACTTCCATGCCCACCTCAAAATTGCAG ACTTGACGCTGTTTGATGAGAAGGGGAATAAGACCAGCACTCCAGACAAAGAGCGCCAAATTGAAGCCCTCCAGCTGCTCTTCCTGATCCTCCCTGCACCCAACCGCAGCCTGCTCAAACTGCTGCTGGATTTGCTCTACCAGACTGCCAAGAAGCAGGACAAGAACAAGATGTCTGCCCACAATCTCGCCCTCATGTTTGCACCACACATCCTATGGCCCAGAAAC GTGACAGCAAATGACCTGCAAGAGAATATCACAAAGCTAAACAATGGAGTGACCTTCATGATCAAACACTCGCAGAAACTCTTCAAG GCCCCAGCTTACATCAGGGAGTGTGCCAGGCTGCATTACCTGGGATCCAGAGCCCACACATCGAAG GATGACCTGGATTTGCTAACATCTCCTGGCTCCAAGGAATTGCAACCCCTCAAGTCTCAGAAGCGAAGCCGTCTGGACTCCTGCCATCAGGAGGAGACCCAGCAGCGCACAGAGGAGGCACTGAGGGAGCTCTTTCGCCATGTACACAATATGCCTGACTCTGCAAAGAAGAAGAAGCTCATCCGGCAG TTCAATAAGCATCCTTCAGCTCTCACTCCCAGCTCTGATGTGGCCACACCTCCAGCACCACGACGTACTCGCTCGCGCTCCTTCAGCGGCCTCATTAAG AGGAAAGTTTTGGGAACCCCAGTtacagaggagaggaagagcagagaTACCACACCGGAGCCCAAACGAGTCAGCAAAGAGAATGTCCATCTG TTACAGAAATGTGGATCTCCAGCTCACATGTCCCAGGGGAAACTGAAATCATTGGAGGGCCATAAAGAG GAATCCTGTAGACGCATGCGAGCCCACCTGCTTTCCAAGGATTCATCATCCCTTTGA